The Humulus lupulus chromosome 3, drHumLupu1.1, whole genome shotgun sequence genome window below encodes:
- the LOC133824160 gene encoding protein SLOW GREEN 1, chloroplastic, whose translation MASSTLATFSSSSSSLFRLNSIPFTSSKPLPSPHLHIPTLKLTASAQSSSPHNPQNPIAKTLKSFAKAAILIGATASMFGKSTQFPARAETPATVAEQTDESEAIPASSSPLSEFLGANSEAIDALKSLLQEKLEAGEDDEALRILERLVSAQPGENEWKFLMARLLGEMGKIDSARQVFEEILATNPLSFEALFENALLMDKNGEGDVVIRRLGEALRIAEEENKPKEARDVKLIMAQIQFLQKKLDEALELYQELTNEDPNDFRPYFCRGMIYSLLDRNSEAKEQFAKYRELSPKKFEVEGYLRTPLSRMKLFGTDEN comes from the coding sequence aTGGCTTCTTCCACCTTAGctacattctcttcttcttcctcttctcttttCCGTCTCAACTCCATTCCTTTCACCTCCTCAAAACCCCTCCCTTCTCCCCATCTCCATATTCCCACCCTAAAGCTCACTGCTTCTGCTCAATCATCCTCACCCCATAATCCCCAAAACCCCATTGCCAAAACCCTTAAAAGCTTTGCCAAAGCTGCCATACTCATCGGCGCCACAGCTTCCATGTTTGGCAAGTCCACTCAGTTTCCCGCCAGAGCAGAAACTCCGGCCACCGTCGCCGAACAGACAGATGAATCGGAGGCCATTCCGGCATCGTCTTCTCCGCTCTCCGAGTTCCTCGGCGCCAACTCGGAAGCCATTGATGCTCTTAAGTCGCTTCTCCAGGAAAAGCTCGAGGCCGGTGAGGATGACGAGGCTTTGAGGATTTTGGAGCGGTTGGTTTCGGCGCAGCCGGGGGAGAACGAGTGGAAGTTTCTGATGGCGAGGTTGCTTGGCGAAATGGGAAAAATTGATAGTGCGCGCCAGGTGTTCGAAGAAATTCTGGCTACGAATCCTTTGTCTTTTGAGGCGTTGTTTGAGAATGCTTTGTTGATGGACAAAAATGGCGAAGGTGATGTAGTGATCAGGCGATTGGGGGAAGCCTTGAGGATCGCTGAGGAGGAGAACAAACCCAAGGAAGCCCGGGATGTGAAATTGATAATGGCGCAGATACAGTTCTTGCAGAAGAAATTGGATGAGGCTTTGGAGCTGTACCAGGAATTGACTAACGAGGACCCCAATGATTTTCGGCCTTATTTTTGCAGAGGCATGATTTACAGCTTGCTCGACAGGAATTCTGAGGCGAAAGAGCAGTTCGCCAAGTACCGTGAGCTTTCTCCAAAGAAATTTGAAGTGGAAGGCTACTTGAGGACTCCATTGTCGAGGATGAAGCTATTTGGAACCGATGAGAATTAG
- the LOC133824159 gene encoding uncharacterized protein LOC133824159, protein MMMMMKGEASQSKKNKNKKSSAADRLTDTIFSWSLQDVFNENLFINKIGKIPDSFLSVEHYLGSYINPLLEETRAELHSSMEILYGAPFADVIAFEEAKPHGKKNYKFRVNDWRNKHSKGGKEPYKTLPGDIFVLANGKPETVGDLQRVGRSWAFLSLTKLNGNGGTTFTVKASKEIKHDFQKAQTSLCIVFLANFIPIRRIWEALHMSCNVEFLNKALCIDSEAKRWCDGCFKINNGIWDEKLVRNLSSELNESQTKAVLSCLHMMDCKRKSSLELIWGPPGTGKTKTTSTLLVTLLRMNYKTLVCAPTNVAITGVASRVLKMVLGTHGDDLFCSLGNILLFGTKERLNVGEDLEDIYLDARVEKLEKCFRSYGWRHSLSSMIDLLENSVSKYNDMLEIDSTKEKEESSISINEEKRNRNRNRNKNDCKVGKKKFPTFLEYVREKFNMTFSELREYFSIICTHTTKSYISGKIFQDMVSLIGSLASFQSLLCNKSVVSEVLEKLFSCAEVNEYLSCSFVDDTSLGINLRRKKCVSSMRSLRDSLNRLDFSWIKSQETIEKFCWESASVILCTVSSSYKLHRLKIKPTILIIDEAAQLKECESTIPLQLPGVQHAIFVGDEWQLPATVKSKVSEKAGFGRSLFERLSSQNHPKHLLNVQYRMHPSISIFPNSQFYHNQILDAAIVKMKSYKRKYLPGPMFGPYSFINIIGGIEQKDGDGRSRKNMVEVAVIMRILQKLYKAWVKSKCELSVGIVSPYAAQVVAIQDQLWNKYNERDGFQVKVKTVDGFQGGEEDIIIMSTVRCSGWHSLDFISKPQRTNVALTRARHCLWILGEERTLVNSQTVWTSIVTDAKNRKCFSNADSDEDLAKAITEVKKESGQFDDMIDKDSILFKRSKWKVFFSENFLMSFNKLEVVEAKRPVIKLLLKLSDGWRPRGPSVVSSVSLCENSLQIMSFKVEGLCILSTVDIVKEYSGYKQVLKIWDLLPHEEIPRLKNKLDIIFEKYTEEFINNCNEKCFEGKLEIPKSWPLSSNIVCFEDLSLHQVGNDYRSYFQNSRINESPLPMKFYSLSNCVVNHMLSDRDGRELDLPFEVPDQEREIILFNKSTFVLGRSGTGKTTVLSTKLFQKEYMHRLTMEGLYGAKSNGSGNVNKKNVVTRNSGKTTGNVLRQLFVTASPKLCDTVKHSISFLRSGSHSAESGMIDKDNIDNEDSEFKNIPDSFHDIPLNSYPLVITFHKFLMMLDGTLSKSYFQRFLDMDEDSQSQIPSSRSHTFHSFFRSKEVNYERFCSQYWPCFDSQFTKKLDPSCVFTQIVSHIKGSLQALETNDGKLTRKNYVMLSKECGSTLRRKKREMIYDIFQTYEKLKLENGEFDLADFVSDLHFRLRQEGYGSDKMDFVYIDEVQDLTMSQIALFKHVSSNLEEGFVFSGDVVKPTIGGIDCRIQDIRCVFDKKFALKPMMNKNGKGGHITHMFCLTQNFRSHADILKLSGSIIELLYHFFPQSIDIIEPETHMVPGEAPILLQAEKNENAIIKLFGKGDNLSKNAIGFGAEQVILVRDETTRQSIKDIVGKKALIVTILECKDLEFQDVLLYNFFGSSPLRNQWRLIYKYMNEQDMLDSTSPHFPLFNECKHRILLAELKKLYVAIACTKKRLWICDDTEFSKPMFDYWMKGCLVQVQKLDDSLALSMQVSSSPQEWKSRGVKLYYVHNYEMATVCFEKAHDTLWETKSKVAGLQAMADRMRTSNPEAANVFKTMGKFDSAASCYRNSGDYEQAGRIYLDKFGESGLQRAGECFFLAGHYEQSANAYARDNLFSECLNVCAKGLLFDKGLAYIQSWKQQAKQNSDVTSRGTEIEKIGQEFLESCALHYYKLENKNSMMRIVEAFDSMNSIRKFLRSLGCFDELMSLEEKSGNFVEAAEIAKLRGDILVVIDLLEKAGKFKEAATLVLSYVLANSLWSSGKKGWPLQLFKQKDNLLTKAKSFAKNESQEFYDFVCTEADIMTNKKCDLTMSKNQMIASQRHKSVRGEILSVRRVLEAHLDSKLTNYFWEEYLGHDHLMHSEEMTSEIHVSVESLVYFWNIWKDKILRIFEYLGHLQTRDVDEFTSYEEFCLDYLGVLRLSHNLGTNYVLLHPDADWAKNVEQIYVGSNGKLLLSTDVGEFVSAAQIYWSSEVLTAGFKVLHKLEAICSTFVTDKSDSLSRKCRTLTLIYEVAQFLLESQNLKRTCQNSDDLKKLIRLSTDFSGNIFPLDCQKSLVEDLVFFRGTDFCNNFLRQVIVEQCNSSNNLSYRQIGTVAVFVLGSSKLNDELFEKIIKRMDQNLSWKAFFELLHRSRGSYFSNSSLICRFHGVLVDAYNANRRGECDPISPGFFLYLVERLVIWSSSYKGYFYTTKSAFVEWLIYEEIHPQAKSSSNTSVGFQLSLLELLQFVIHVIKECLYNEQYMIDWINTSPSRDGKSYSLLVSRMVFIICLLHANFGMCSDLLFDVLARTRITKHLPSKFCDTLKSHFLNLNLNVLAKAFKQIDNSLVVASFGTYFSNPLFPDAMLVDLGANCCKNDIIRILFPKRFEASTGLSQASAMEACDSSRGIVSTSGSTAGTSSELNLVREQNSSILNKDETNPPMNLCFWEIFEAINSERNGREHGKLTSNAQTIKVDLEKYIGLLTAAVTGSLEKPLGREEKISSSEMVDMLYELKQLSAALDAREIFLVKELSKRLQSRKPRMEGILNQFFHKHTTDSGDTTLQATVKTSNQCDDDEKTTPEKISKSDKGESKVSEVSNVSTVSEARTNSEVSEPDTVKENKGKVAETKPKKKEGCHIL, encoded by the exons TGGGATGAAAAATTGGTGAGGAACTTATCTTCTGAACTGAATGAATCTCAGACCAAAGCTGTTCTTTCATGTCTTCATATGATGGACTGCAAGAGAAAATCTTCTTTGGAACTTATATGGGGTCCCCCAGGAACAGGGAAAACTAAAACTACGAGTACTCTTCTTGTCACCCTGTTGAGAATGAACTATAAAACTCTTGTTTGTGCTCCAACGAATGTTGCAATTACTGGAGTGGCTTCTCGTGTTCTGAAGATGGTGTTAGGTACACATGGTGATGATTTGTTCTGTTCATTGGGGAATATTCTTCTTTTTGGCACTAAGGAGAGACTCAACGTTGGTGAAGATCTTGAAGACATATATCTAGATGCTCGAGTTGAAAAGCTTGAAAAGTGCTTCAGATCATATGGTTGGAGACATAGCTTGAGTTCCATGATAGATCTTCTTGAAAATTCTGTTTCTAAGTACAATGACATGTTGGAAATTGATTCAACCAAAGAGAAAGAAGAAAGCAGTATAAGTATAAATGAAGAGAAGAGAAACAGAAACAGAAACAGAAACAAAAATGATTGCAAAGTTGGCAAGAAAAAATTTCCAACATTTCTTGAGTATGTGAGAGAGAAATTTAACATGACTTTCTCAGAACTTAGAGAATACTTCTCTATCATCTGTACACATACAACAAAAAGTTACATTTCTGGAAaaatatttcaagatatggtATCCCTTATTGGCTCACTTGCTTCTTTCCAATCATTGCTGTGCAACAAGAGTGTGGTTTCTGAAGTACTGGAAAAGCTATTTTCTTGTGCCGAAGTAAATGAATATCTTTCTTGTTCATTTGTAGATGATACATCCTTGGGGATCAATTTGAGGAGAAAGAAATGTGTTTCAAGTATGAGATCCCTTCGTGATTCCCTTAACAGACTCGACTTTTCTTGGATTAAGAGCCAAGAAACAATAGAGAAATTCTGTTGGGAAAGTGCTTCAGTAATTCTTTGTACTGTATCGAGTTCTTATAAGCTGCATAGATTGAAGATTAAGCCAACCATTTTGATTATTGATGAAGCTGCACAACTGAAAGAGTGTGAATCAACCATACCTCTTCAACTTCCAGGTGTACAGCATGCTATTTTTGTTGGTGATGAGTGGCAATTACCAGCAACTGTCAAAAGCAAA gTTTCCGAGAAAGCTGGCTTCGGAAGAAGTTTGTTTGAAAGGCTGAGCTCACAAAATCATCCGAAGCATCTCCTTAATGTGCAATACAGGATGCATCCATCAATAAGCATTTTCCCAAATTCACAATTCTATCATAACCAGATATTGGATGCTGCTATCGTTAAAATGAAAAGctataaaagaaaatatcttccAGGTCCAATGTTTGGTCCATATTCCTTTATTAATATAATTGGTGGAATAGAGCAAAAAGATGGAGATGGACGCAGTCGAAAAAATATGGTTGAGGTAGCTGTTATCATGAGAATACTGCAGAAGTTATACAAAG CCTGGGTTAAGTCAAAATGTGAGCTTAGTGTTGGTATTGTGTCTCCATATGCTGCCCAAGTGGTTGCAATTCAAGACCAACTTTGGAATAAGTACAATGAAAGGGATGGCTTCCAAGTAAAGGTAAAGACAGTTGATGGCTTCCAGGGTGGGGAAGAGGACATAATAATAATGTCCACGGTACGTTGCAGTGGTTGGCATTCTCTGGATTTCATATCCAAACCACAAAGAACTAATGTTGCTCTAACAAGGGCTAG GCACTGTCTCTGGATTTTGGGTGAGGAAAGAACTCTAGTCAATAGTCAAACTGTTTGGACTTCTATTGTCACTGATGCAAAAAATAGAAAATGCTTCTCTAATGCCGACAGTGATGAGGATTTGGCCAAGGCTATAACAGAGGTCAAGAAAGAGTCTGGTCAATTTGATGATATGATCGATAAAGATAGTATACTTTTCAAGCGTTCTAAGTGGAAG GTTTTTTTCAGTGAAAACTTTCTAATGTCATTCAACAAACTTGAAGTAGTTGAAGCAAAGAGACCAGTAATTAAACTTTTACTTAAGCTTTCTGATGGCTGGAGACCAAGGGGGCCTAGTGTAGTGTCTAGTGTGTCACTATGTGAAAACTCTTTGCAAATTATGAGTTTCAAGGTTGAAGGCCTTTGTATCCTCAGCACAGTTGACATAGTAAAAGAGTATTCGGGTTACAAACAAGTTTTGAAGATTTGGGATTTGTTGCCCCATGAGGAAATTCCAAGATTGAAAAACAAGCTCGACATTATTTTTGAGAAGTACACTGAGGAATTTATCAACAATTGCAATGAAAAGTGCTTCGAAGG AAAATTGGAAATACCAAAGAGCTGGCCGCTCTCTTCAAACATTGTCTGTTTTGAGGATCTTTCCCTGCACCAAGTTGGGAATGACTATAGAAGTTATTTTCAAAATTCAAGGATTAATGAGAGTCCATTGCCGATGAAATTCTACTCCCTATCAAATTGTGTAGTGAATCACATGCTATCTGACCGTGATGGTAGAGAATTGGATCTCCCTTTCGAAGTACCAGACCAAGAAAGAGAGATCATCCTTTTCAATAAAAGTACTTTCGTATTGGGACGGTCAGGTACTGGGAAAACTACTGTCTTATCCACGAAGTTGTTCCAAAAAGAATATATGCACCGCCTAACAATGGAAGGACTTTATGGAGCCAAGAGCAATGGGAGTGGAAATGTCAATAAAAAAAATGTCGTCACAAGAAACTCAGGAAAGACTACGGGAAATGTTTTACGACAACTTTTTGTGACAGCATCTCCTAAGCTTTGCGATACTGTCAAGCACAGCATTTCATTCTTGAGAAG TGGTAGTCATTCAGCTGAAAGCGGTATGATAGACAAAGATAATATTGATAATGAAGATTCAGAATTCAAGAACATCCCAGACTCCTTTCATGACATCCCCCTTAATTCATACCCTCTTGTCATAACATTCCATAAGTTCTTGATGATGCTTGACGGAACACTGAGTAAATCTTATTTCCAAAGATTTCTTGATATGGATGAAGATTCTCAAAGTCAAATACCCAGTTCAAGATCACATACATTTCATTCCTTCTTCAGGAGCAAGGAAGTCAATTATGAAAGATTTTGTTCACAGTATTGGCCTTGTTTTGATTCCCAATTCACGAAAAAGCTTGATCCTTCCTGTGTCTTTACTCAGATAGTTTCTCACATCAAAGGCAGCCTACAAGCCTTGGAAACAAATGATGGTAAACTCACAAGGAAGAATTATGTTATGCTGTCAAAGGAATGCGGCTCTACTTTAAGGAGGAAGAAAAGAGAGATGATATATGACATATTTCAGACTTATGAAAAACTGAAGTTGGAAAATGGTGAATTTGATTTGGCTGACTTTGTAAGTGATCTTCATTTTCGACTTAGACAAGAAGGATATGGCAGTGACAAAATGGATTTTGTATATATTGATGAGGTGCAAGACCTTACAATGAGTCAAATTGCTTTGTTTAAACATGTAAGCAGTAACTTGGAAGAGGGTTTTGTTTTTTCTGGAGATGTTGTAAAACCAACTATTGGGGGCATTGATTGCAGGATTCAAGACATACGATGTGTTTTTGATAAGAAGTTTGCTCTGAAACCCATGATGAACAAGAATGGAAAAGGGGGACACATCACTCACATGTTCTGTTTGACTCAAAACTTTCGTAGCCATGCTGATATTCTAAAACTATCCGGGAGTATTATTGAACTGTTGTATCATTTCTTCCCTCAATCTATTGATATTATTGAACCTGAAACTCATATGGTCCCTGGTGAAGCTCCAATTTTACTTCAAGCTGAGAAGAATGAAAATGCAATCATAAAACTTTTTGGGAAAGGTGACAACTTAAGCAAAAATGCCATTGGTTTTGGTGCGGAGCAGGTAATTTTGGTCAGAGATGAAACGACTCGACAAAGTATAAAGGACATTGTTGGAAAGAAAGCTCTTATCGTAACCATACTTGAGTGCAAGGACTTGGAGTTTCAG GATGTATTGTTGTACAACTTTTTTGGATCTTCACCACTGAGAAATCAATGGAGGCTTATATATAAATACATGAATGAGCAAGATATGTTGGACTCCACGTCACCGCATTTTCCTCTTTTCAACGAGTGCAAGCATAGGATTTTGTTGGCTGAGCTAAAGAAACTATATGTTGCCATTGCATGTACAAAGAAGAGGTTGTGGATTTGTGATGACACTGAATTCTCCAAACCTATGTTTGACTATTGGATGAAGGGGTGTCTTGTGCAAGTTCAAAAACTGGACGATTCACTTGCTCTGTCAATGCAAGTCTCAAGCAGTCCACAAGAGTGGAAATCGAGGGGTGTCAAG CTATATTATGTGCACAACTATGAAATGGCCACAGTTTGCTTTGAAAAGGCTCATGACACACTTTGGGAAACGAAGTCTAAAGTTGCTGGCCTTCAAGCTATGGCTGACAGAATGCGTACTTCCAATCCTGAAGCAGCTAATGTATTCAAAACTATGGGAAAGTTTGATTCTGCAGCAAGTTGTTATAGAAATTCGGGAGACTACGAACAAGCAG GTAGGATTTATCTGGACAAATTTGGTGAGTCCGGGCTACAGAGAGCTGGGGAGTGCTTCTTCCTGGCAGGTCATTATGAACAATCTGCTAATGCCTATGCCAGAGACAATTTGTTCTCAGAGTGTCTGAATGTATGTGCCAAAGGACTCTTATTTGACAAGGGTTTGGCATACATACAATCCTGGAAACAGCAAGCTAAACAAAACTCTGATGTGACTAGCAGAGGCACAGAAATAGAAAAAATTGGTCAGGAATTCTTGGAGAGCTGTGCTCTACATTATTATAAGCTTGAAAACAAAAATTCTATGATGAGAATTGTTGAAGCTTTTGATTCCATGAATTCAATCCGTAAGTTTTTGCGGTCGTTGGgctgttttgatgagctcatgtcATTGGAAGAAAAATCAGGAAATTTTGTGGAAGCTGCAGAAATTGCAAAGCTAAGAGGAGATATACTAGTTGTGATAGATCTTCTTGAGAAGGCTGGGAAATTTAAAGAAGCAGCAACACTTGTTCTTTCCTATGTTCTTGCCAACTCACTCTGGTCATCTGGTAAAAAAGGCTGGCCCTTACAGTTGTTTAAACAAAAGGATAATCTTTTAACAAAAGCCAAGTCATTTGCCAAGAACGAGAGCCAAGAATTCTATGATTTTGTTTGCACAGAAGCTGATATTATGACAAATAAGAAGTGTGACCTGACAATGAGCAAAAATCAAATGATTGCTTCTCAGAGACATAAGAGTGTTAGAGGGGAAATCCTATCTGTTCGGAGAGTTCTTGAAGCTCATCTTGATTCAAAGCTCACAAACTATTTCTGGGAAGAATACTTAGGGCATGATCATCTGATGCATTCAGAAGAAATGACTTCTGAAATTCATGTTTCAGTTGAGTCACTAGTCTATTTCTGGAATATTTGGAAGGATAAAATTCTTAGAATTTTTGAATATCTTGGACATCTACAAACTCGGGATGTCGATGAATTCACGAGTTATGAAGAGTTCTGTTTGGACTATTTAGGTGTTTTGAGGCTGTCTCACAATTTGGGCACAAACTATGTCTTGCTCCACCCTGATGCTGATTGGGCTAAAAATGTGGAGCAAATATATGTTGGGAGTAATGGAAAGTTATTACTTTCTACTGATGTTGGCGAATTTGTATCTGCTGCTCAAATTTATTGGTCTTCCGAAGTACTCACTGCTGGTTTCAAGGTTCTGCACAAGCTAGAAGCCATCTGTAGTACCTTTGTGACTGATAAATCTGATTCTCTTTCAAGGAAATGCAGGACTCTTACTCTTATCTATGAGGTTGCACAATTTCTTTTAGAGTCCCAAAACCTGAAGAGAACATGTCAAAATTCAGATGATCTCAAGAAGTTGATAAGACTATCAACTGATTTTTCaggaaacatattccctttagaTTGCCAGAAATCATTGGTAGAGGACCTTGTTTTTTTCAGAGGAACAGACTTTTGTAATAATTTTCTGAGACAAGTGATTGTTGAGCAATGCAACTCGAGTAATAATCTGTCTTACAGGCAAATTGGAACTGTAGCCGTGTTTGTACTCGGGTCTAGTAAGCTCAATGATGAACTATTTGAGAAGATTATTAAAAGGATGGATCAGAACCTTTCATGGAAGGCATTCTTTGAGCTTCTGCATAGGTCTAGAGGATCATACTTTTCAAACTCATCTCTTATTTGTAGGTTTCATGGAGTTTTGGTAGATGCGTACAATGCAAATCGCAGGGGAGAATGTGACCCCATATCTCCTGGTTTTTTCTTGTATCTTGTTGAGCGCCTTGTGATTTGGTCATCTTCATATAAGGGCTACTTCTATACAACAAAGTCAGCATTTGTTGAATGGCTCATCTATGAAGAGATTCATCCCCAGGCCAAGTCAAGTTCCAATACCTCAGTTGGCTTTCAACTCTCTCTTCTAGAACTACTTCAATTTGTGATCCATGTTATCAAGGAATGCCTCTACAACGAGCAGTACATGATTGATTGGATCAACACATCTCCCTCAAGAGATGGAAAGTCCTATTCATTACTTGTGTCTAGGATGGTTTTCATAATTTGTTTGCTTCATGCAAATTTCGGGATGTGTTCAGATTTACTCTTTGATGTGCTGGCAAGGACTAGAATCACCaaacacttgccatcaaaatttTGTGATACCCTCAAGTCACATTTTCTTAATTTAAATCTGAATGTGCTTGCTAAAGCATTTAAGCAGATTGACAATTCTCTGGTCGTTGCAAGTTTTGGGACATATTTCTCAAATCCTTTGTTTCCGGATGCTATGCTTGTGGATTTGGGGGCCAATTGTTGCAAGAATGACATAATAAGAATATTGTTTCCGAAAAGATTTGAAGCTTCAACAGGTTTAAGTCAAGCTTCTGCAATGGAAGCCTGTGATTCTAGCAGAGGAATAGTTTCTACAAGCGGTTCCACAGCAGGGACGAGTTCTGAGCTTAATTTGGTGAGAGAGCAGAACAGCAGCATTCTGAACAAAGACGAGACAAATCCACCAATGAATTTGTGCTTCTGGGAAATATTTGAAGCCATTAACTCTGAAAGAAATGGAAGAGAGCATGGGAAGCTTACATCAAATGCTCAAACAATTAAG GTGGATTTGGAAAAATACATAGGCCTATTAACTGCAGCAGTGACTGGAAGTCTTGAGAAACCTCTTGGCCGCGAGGAAAAGATCTCGTCTAGCGAAATGGTGGACATGTTGTATGAACTGAAGCAACTTTCTGCTGCACTGGATGCTAG GGAGATATTTCTAGTGAAAGAACTTTCTAAGAGGCTGCAATCAAGAAAACCAAGAATGGAGGGCATCTTGAATCAGTTTTTTCACAAACACACCACAGATTCTGGCGATACAACTTTACAGGCTACTGTCAAAACCAGCAACCAGTGTGATGATGATGAAAAAACCACACCTGAGAAAATTAGCAAATCGGACAAGGGTGAGTCAAAGGTTTCTGAAGTCAGTAATGTGTCAACAGTTTCTGAAGCTAGAACAAATTCAGAGGTTTCTGAACCTGATACGGTTAAGGAAAACAAAGGAAAAGTTGCAGAAACCAAACCAAAAAAAAAGGAAGGTTGTCACATTCTCTGA